From one Streptomyces chromofuscus genomic stretch:
- the carB gene encoding carbamoyl-phosphate synthase large subunit: MPKRTDIQSVLVIGSGPIVIGQAAEFDYSGTQACRVLKSEGLRVVLVNSNPATIMTDPEIADATYVEPITPEFVEKIIAKEQPDALLPTLGGQTALNTAISLHENGVLEKYGVELIGANVEAIHKGEDRDQFKLVVEEVRKKIGHGESARSVICHSMDDVLAGVDTLGGYPVVVRPSFTMGGAGSGFAHDEEELRRIAGQGLTLSPTTEVLLEESILGWKEYELELMRDKHDNVVVVCSIENFDPMGVHTGDSITVAPAMTLTDREYQILRDIGIAVIREVGVDTGGCNIQFAVNPVDGRVNVIEMNPRVSRSSALASKATGFPIAKIAAKLAVGYTLDEIPNDITQETPASFEPTLDYVVVKAPRFAFEKFPQADSTLTTTMKSVGEAMAIGRNFTEAFQKALRSLEKKGSQFAFVGETGDKDELLRAAVRPTDGRINTVMQAIRAGATPEEVFEYTKIDPWFVDQLFLIKEIADELAEAPELTRELLAEAKRHGFSDQQIGEIRGLREDVVREVRHALGIRPVYKTVDTCAAEFAAKTPYFYSSYDEETEVAPREKPAVIILGSGPNRIGQGIEFDYSCVHASFALSDAGFETVMVNCNPETVSTDYDTSDRLYFEPLTLEDVLEIVHAEQQAGPVAGVVVQLGGQTPLGLAQALKDNGVPIVGTPPEAIHAAEDRGAFGQVLKEAGLPAPKHGTATTFTEAKAIADEIGYPVLVRPSYVLGGRGMEIVYDEARLSSYIAESTEISPSRPVLVDRFLDDAIEIDVDALYDGEELYLGGVMEHIEEAGIHSGDSACALPPITLGGFDIKRLRASTEAIAKGVGVRGLINIQFAMAGDILYVLEANPRASRTVPFTSKATAVPLAKAAARISLGATIAELRAEGLLPAHGDGGELPLDAPISVKEAVMPWSRFRDTSGRGVDTVLGPEMRSTGEVMGIDSVFGTAYAKSQAGAYGPLPTKGRAFISVANRDKRSMIFPARELVAHGFELLATSGTAEVLKRNGIHATVVRKQSEGTGPNGERTIVQLIHDGEVDLIVNTPYGTGGRLDGYEIRTAAVARSVPCLTTVQALAAAVQGIDALNHGDVGVRSLQEHADLLTAARD; this comes from the coding sequence GTGCCTAAGCGCACCGATATCCAGTCCGTCCTGGTCATCGGCTCCGGCCCGATCGTCATCGGCCAGGCCGCCGAGTTCGACTACTCCGGCACCCAGGCGTGCCGCGTGCTGAAGTCCGAGGGCCTGCGGGTCGTCCTGGTGAACTCCAACCCGGCGACGATCATGACCGACCCGGAGATCGCCGACGCCACCTACGTCGAGCCGATCACCCCGGAGTTCGTCGAGAAGATCATCGCCAAGGAGCAGCCCGACGCGCTGCTGCCCACCCTGGGCGGCCAGACGGCGCTCAACACCGCCATCTCGCTGCACGAGAACGGCGTGCTGGAGAAGTACGGCGTCGAGCTGATCGGCGCCAACGTCGAGGCCATCCACAAGGGGGAGGACCGCGACCAGTTCAAGCTCGTCGTGGAGGAGGTCCGCAAGAAGATCGGGCACGGCGAGTCCGCCCGCTCGGTCATCTGCCACTCCATGGACGACGTCCTCGCCGGCGTCGACACGCTCGGCGGCTACCCGGTCGTCGTCCGCCCCTCCTTCACCATGGGCGGCGCCGGCTCCGGCTTCGCGCACGACGAGGAGGAGCTGCGCCGCATCGCCGGCCAGGGCCTGACGCTCTCCCCGACCACCGAGGTGCTCCTGGAAGAGTCCATCCTCGGCTGGAAGGAGTACGAGCTGGAGCTGATGCGCGACAAGCACGACAACGTCGTGGTCGTCTGCTCCATCGAGAACTTCGACCCGATGGGCGTGCACACCGGCGACTCGATCACCGTCGCGCCCGCGATGACGCTCACCGACCGCGAGTACCAGATCCTGCGGGACATCGGCATCGCCGTGATCCGCGAGGTCGGCGTCGACACCGGCGGCTGCAACATTCAGTTCGCCGTGAACCCCGTCGACGGCCGCGTCAACGTCATCGAGATGAACCCCCGCGTGTCGCGTTCGTCGGCCCTCGCTTCCAAGGCCACCGGCTTCCCGATCGCGAAGATCGCCGCCAAGCTCGCCGTCGGCTACACCCTCGACGAGATCCCCAACGACATCACCCAGGAGACCCCGGCGTCCTTCGAGCCGACCCTGGACTACGTCGTCGTCAAGGCGCCCCGCTTCGCCTTCGAGAAGTTCCCGCAGGCCGACTCCACGCTGACCACCACCATGAAGTCGGTCGGCGAGGCCATGGCCATCGGCCGCAACTTCACCGAGGCGTTCCAGAAGGCGCTGCGCTCGCTGGAGAAGAAGGGCAGCCAGTTCGCCTTCGTCGGCGAGACCGGCGACAAGGACGAGCTGCTGCGCGCGGCGGTCCGCCCGACCGACGGCCGGATCAACACCGTCATGCAGGCGATCCGCGCGGGCGCCACGCCCGAGGAGGTCTTCGAGTACACGAAGATCGACCCCTGGTTCGTCGACCAGCTCTTCCTGATCAAGGAGATCGCCGACGAGCTGGCCGAGGCGCCCGAGCTGACCCGCGAGCTGCTCGCCGAGGCCAAGCGGCACGGCTTCTCCGACCAGCAGATCGGCGAGATCCGCGGCCTGCGCGAGGACGTCGTCCGCGAGGTGCGGCACGCGCTCGGCATCCGGCCGGTGTACAAGACGGTCGACACCTGCGCCGCCGAGTTCGCCGCGAAGACGCCGTACTTCTACTCCTCCTACGACGAGGAGACCGAGGTCGCGCCCCGCGAGAAGCCGGCCGTCATCATCCTGGGCTCCGGCCCCAACCGCATCGGCCAGGGCATCGAGTTCGACTACTCCTGCGTGCACGCCTCCTTCGCGCTGAGCGACGCCGGGTTCGAGACCGTGATGGTCAACTGCAACCCGGAGACGGTCTCCACGGACTACGACACCTCCGACCGTCTGTACTTCGAGCCGCTGACGCTGGAGGACGTGCTGGAGATCGTGCACGCCGAGCAGCAGGCCGGCCCGGTCGCGGGCGTGGTCGTGCAGCTGGGCGGCCAGACCCCGCTGGGCCTGGCGCAGGCCCTGAAGGACAACGGCGTGCCGATCGTCGGCACGCCCCCGGAGGCCATCCACGCCGCCGAGGACCGCGGCGCCTTCGGTCAGGTCCTCAAGGAGGCCGGTCTGCCGGCCCCCAAGCACGGCACGGCCACCACCTTCACCGAGGCCAAGGCCATCGCCGACGAGATCGGTTACCCGGTCCTCGTCCGGCCGTCGTACGTCCTGGGCGGCCGGGGCATGGAGATCGTCTACGACGAGGCCCGGCTGTCGTCCTACATCGCCGAGTCCACCGAGATCAGCCCCTCCCGGCCGGTGCTGGTGGACCGGTTCCTCGACGACGCGATCGAGATCGACGTCGACGCGCTGTACGACGGCGAGGAGCTGTACCTCGGCGGCGTCATGGAGCACATCGAGGAGGCCGGCATCCACTCCGGCGACTCGGCGTGCGCCCTGCCCCCGATCACGCTCGGCGGCTTCGACATCAAGCGCCTGCGCGCCTCCACGGAGGCGATCGCCAAGGGCGTCGGCGTCCGCGGCCTGATCAACATCCAGTTCGCGATGGCGGGCGACATCCTGTACGTCCTCGAGGCCAACCCGCGCGCGTCGCGCACGGTCCCCTTTACCTCGAAGGCGACCGCGGTGCCGCTGGCCAAGGCCGCCGCCCGGATCTCGCTGGGCGCGACCATCGCCGAGCTGCGCGCCGAGGGCCTGCTGCCCGCGCACGGGGACGGCGGCGAGCTGCCGCTGGACGCTCCGATCTCCGTCAAGGAGGCCGTGATGCCCTGGAGCCGCTTCCGGGACACCTCCGGACGCGGCGTCGACACCGTCCTCGGCCCGGAGATGCGCTCCACCGGCGAGGTCATGGGCATCGACTCCGTCTTCGGCACGGCGTACGCCAAGTCGCAGGCCGGCGCCTACGGCCCGCTGCCCACCAAGGGCCGCGCCTTCATCTCGGTCGCCAACCGCGACAAGCGCTCGATGATCTTCCCGGCGCGTGAGCTGGTCGCGCACGGCTTCGAGCTGCTCGCCACGTCCGGCACCGCCGAGGTGCTCAAGCGCAACGGCATCCACGCCACCGTCGTGCGCAAGCAGTCCGAGGGCACCGGCCCGAACGGGGAGCGGACCATCGTCCAGCTCATCCACGACGGCGAGGTCGACCTCATCGTCAACACCCCGTACGGCACCGGCGGCCGTCTCGACGGCTACGAGATCCGTACGGCGGCCGTGGCACGGTCCGTGCCCTGCCTGACGACCGTCCAGGCACTGGCCGCCGCCGTCCAGGGCATCGACGCGCTCAACCACGGGGACGTGGGCGTCCGATCGCTCCAGGAACACGCGGATCTGCTGACCGCGGCCCGCGACTAG
- the carA gene encoding glutamine-hydrolyzing carbamoyl-phosphate synthase small subunit: MTTSTGGTTKVPAVLVLEDGRIFRGRAYGAVGETFGEAVFSTGMTGYQETLTDPSYHRQVVVMTAPHVGNTGVNDEDMESRRIWVSGYVVRDPARVPSSWRSRRTLDEELDAQGVVGISGIDTRALTRHLRERGAMRVGIFSGDAIQDDAALLARVQKAPQMKGADLAAEVATTEPYVVPAIGDKKFTVAAVDLGIKGMTPHRMAERGIEVHVLPATASVEDVYAVNPDGVFFSNGPGDPATADHPVSVMQGVLERGTPLFGICFGNQILGRALGFGTYKLKYGHRGINQPVQDRTTGKVEVTAHNHGFAVDAPLDEVSDTPFGRAEVSHVCLNDNVVEGLQLLDKPAFSVQYHPEAAAGPHDAAYLFDRFVKLMEGQRA; the protein is encoded by the coding sequence ATGACGACCTCCACAGGGGGAACCACGAAGGTCCCCGCCGTACTCGTCCTGGAGGACGGCCGGATCTTCCGCGGCCGTGCCTACGGGGCCGTGGGGGAGACCTTCGGCGAGGCCGTGTTCTCCACCGGCATGACCGGCTACCAGGAGACCCTCACCGACCCGTCCTACCACCGCCAGGTGGTCGTGATGACCGCCCCGCACGTCGGCAACACAGGCGTCAACGACGAGGACATGGAGTCCAGGAGGATCTGGGTCTCCGGCTACGTCGTGCGCGACCCCGCGCGCGTGCCGTCCAGCTGGCGCTCCCGGCGCACGCTGGACGAGGAGCTGGACGCCCAGGGCGTCGTCGGCATCAGCGGCATCGACACCCGCGCCCTCACCCGCCACCTGCGCGAGCGCGGCGCCATGCGCGTCGGCATCTTCAGCGGCGACGCCATCCAGGACGACGCCGCGCTGCTGGCCCGCGTCCAAAAGGCCCCGCAGATGAAGGGCGCCGACCTCGCCGCCGAGGTCGCCACCACCGAGCCGTACGTCGTCCCCGCGATCGGCGACAAGAAGTTCACCGTCGCCGCCGTCGACCTCGGCATCAAGGGCATGACCCCGCACCGGATGGCCGAGCGCGGCATCGAGGTGCACGTGCTCCCCGCCACGGCGAGCGTCGAGGACGTGTACGCCGTCAACCCCGACGGCGTGTTCTTCTCCAACGGCCCGGGCGACCCGGCCACCGCCGACCACCCCGTCTCCGTGATGCAGGGCGTGCTGGAGCGCGGCACGCCGCTGTTCGGCATCTGCTTCGGCAACCAGATCCTGGGCCGCGCTCTCGGCTTCGGCACCTACAAGCTGAAGTACGGCCACCGCGGCATCAACCAGCCGGTACAGGACCGTACGACCGGAAAGGTCGAGGTCACCGCGCACAACCACGGCTTCGCCGTCGACGCCCCGCTCGACGAGGTGTCCGACACCCCCTTCGGCCGCGCCGAGGTCTCCCACGTCTGCCTCAACGACAACGTGGTGGAGGGCCTGCAGCTCCTCGACAAGCCGGCCTTCAGCGTCCAGTACCACCCCGAAGCGGCAGCGGGCCCGCACGACGCCGCCTACCTGTTCGACCGCTTCGTGAAGCTCATGGAGGGCCAGCGTGCCTAA
- a CDS encoding PH-like domain-containing protein has translation MTPVILLAAEKESAEVTDWAARIGWVVGLALFVALVYWLMREGWKWRGTLQGDLPELPGAPDEPGAAKLTMTGRYHGSTTAGQWLDRIVAHGLGTRSRVELTLTDAGLDVVRPGASDFFVPAAALREARLDKGIAGKVLTEGGLLVVTWAHGERLIDSGFRSDRAAEHGAWVDAINSMINTSTTEGAER, from the coding sequence GTGACACCTGTAATCCTGCTGGCCGCCGAGAAGGAATCGGCGGAAGTGACCGACTGGGCCGCCCGCATCGGCTGGGTCGTCGGCCTCGCCCTGTTCGTCGCGCTCGTCTACTGGCTGATGCGCGAGGGCTGGAAGTGGCGGGGAACCCTCCAGGGCGACCTGCCGGAGCTGCCCGGCGCGCCGGACGAGCCCGGCGCGGCGAAACTGACGATGACCGGCCGCTACCACGGCTCCACCACCGCCGGTCAGTGGCTGGACCGCATCGTGGCGCACGGCCTGGGCACCCGCAGCCGGGTCGAGCTCACGCTGACGGACGCGGGACTCGACGTCGTACGCCCCGGGGCGAGCGACTTCTTCGTCCCCGCCGCGGCCCTGCGCGAGGCCCGGCTCGACAAGGGCATCGCGGGCAAGGTCCTGACCGAGGGCGGACTGCTCGTCGTGACCTGGGCGCACGGCGAGCGGCTCATCGACTCCGGGTTCCGCTCCGACCGCGCGGCCGAGCACGGCGCATGGGTCGACGCAATCAACTCCATGATCAACACCAGCACCACGGAAGGCGCCGAACGATGA
- a CDS encoding dihydroorotase yields MSKILIRGAKVLGGEPQDVLIEGSTIAAVGHGLPDGGAEVVEAGGQVLLPGLVDLHTHLREPGREDSETVLTGTRAAASGGYTAVFAMANTFPVADTAGVVEQVWRLGREHGYCDVQPIGAVTVGLEGRKLAELGAMHESAAGVTVFSDDGKCVDDAVIMRRALEYVKAFDGVVAQHAQEPRLTEGAQMNEGIVSAELGLGGWPAVAEESIIARDVLLAEHVGSRVHICHLSTAGSVEIVRWAKSRGIRVTAEVTPHHLLLTDELVRTYNPVYKVNPPLRTERDVLALREALADGTIDIVATDHAPHPHEDKDCEWAAAAMGMVGLETALSVVQETMVDTGLLDWAGVADRMSFTPARIGQATGHGRPVSAGEPANLTLVDTAYRGPVDPAGFASRSRNTPYEGRELPGRVTHTWLRGKATLVDGKLT; encoded by the coding sequence ATGAGCAAGATCCTGATCCGTGGTGCGAAGGTGCTCGGCGGCGAGCCGCAGGACGTGCTGATCGAGGGCTCGACGATCGCCGCCGTGGGCCACGGCCTGCCGGACGGGGGCGCCGAGGTCGTCGAGGCCGGCGGCCAGGTGCTCCTGCCGGGCCTGGTCGACCTGCACACCCATCTGCGCGAGCCCGGCCGCGAGGACTCCGAGACCGTGCTCACCGGCACGCGCGCGGCGGCCTCCGGCGGCTACACCGCCGTGTTCGCCATGGCCAACACCTTCCCGGTCGCGGACACCGCCGGTGTCGTCGAGCAGGTCTGGCGTCTGGGCCGGGAGCACGGCTACTGCGACGTGCAGCCGATCGGCGCCGTCACCGTCGGCCTGGAGGGCAGGAAGCTCGCCGAGTTGGGCGCCATGCACGAGTCGGCGGCCGGCGTCACCGTCTTCTCCGACGACGGCAAGTGCGTCGACGACGCCGTGATCATGCGGCGGGCGCTGGAGTACGTGAAGGCCTTCGACGGGGTCGTCGCCCAGCACGCGCAGGAGCCGCGGCTGACCGAGGGCGCCCAGATGAACGAGGGGATCGTCTCCGCCGAGCTCGGTCTCGGGGGCTGGCCCGCGGTGGCCGAGGAGTCGATCATCGCCCGGGACGTCCTGCTCGCCGAGCACGTCGGCTCCCGCGTGCACATCTGCCACCTGTCGACCGCCGGGTCCGTGGAGATCGTGCGCTGGGCCAAGTCCCGCGGCATCCGGGTCACCGCCGAGGTCACCCCGCACCACCTCCTGCTCACCGACGAGCTGGTGCGCACGTACAACCCGGTCTACAAGGTGAACCCGCCGCTGCGCACCGAACGGGACGTGCTGGCGCTGCGCGAGGCGCTCGCCGACGGCACGATCGACATCGTCGCCACCGACCACGCCCCGCACCCGCACGAGGACAAGGACTGCGAGTGGGCCGCCGCCGCGATGGGGATGGTCGGCCTGGAGACCGCGTTGTCAGTGGTCCAGGAGACGATGGTCGACACAGGGCTGCTCGACTGGGCGGGCGTGGCGGACCGGATGTCCTTCACGCCGGCCCGGATCGGGCAGGCCACGGGGCACGGACGTCCCGTCTCGGCAGGTGAGCCCGCCAACCTCACCCTCGTCGACACGGCATACCGTGGGCCCGTGGACCCCGCGGGCTTCGCCTCGCGCAGCCGCAACACCCCCTACGAGGGCCGTGAGCTGCCGGGCCGTGTCACGCACACATGGCTCCGGGGCAAGGCCACGCTCGTCGACGGGAAGCTCACGTGA
- a CDS encoding aspartate carbamoyltransferase catalytic subunit, whose product MQRHLISAADLTRDDAVLILDTAEEMSRVADRPIKKLPTLRGRTVVNLFFEDSTRTRISFEAAEKRLSADVINFSAKGSSVSKGESLKDTAQTLEAMGVDAVVIRHGASGAPYRLANSGWIDAAVINAGDGTHQHPTQALLDAFTMRRRLVGRDAGLGHDLAGRRVTIVGDVLHSRVARSNVDLLHTLGAEVTLVAPPTLLPVGIETWPCAVSYDLDSTLPKSDAVMMLRVQRERMNAAFFPTEREYSRRYGLDGDRMARMPEHAIVMHPGPMVRGMEITAQVADSERCTAIEQVANGVSIRMAVLYLLLGGNEPATTTRPPVSHHHPSDERSAHTLSADEEK is encoded by the coding sequence ATGCAGCGCCATCTCATCTCGGCCGCCGACCTCACCCGCGACGACGCCGTTCTGATCCTCGACACCGCCGAGGAGATGTCCCGGGTCGCCGACCGGCCGATCAAGAAGCTGCCGACCCTGCGCGGCCGCACCGTGGTGAACCTCTTCTTCGAGGACTCCACCCGCACCCGGATCTCCTTCGAGGCCGCCGAGAAGCGGCTGTCCGCGGACGTCATCAACTTCTCCGCCAAGGGATCCTCGGTGTCCAAGGGCGAGTCCCTGAAGGACACCGCCCAGACCCTGGAGGCCATGGGCGTCGACGCGGTCGTCATCCGGCACGGCGCCTCCGGCGCCCCGTACCGGCTGGCCAACTCCGGCTGGATCGACGCGGCCGTGATCAACGCGGGCGACGGCACCCACCAGCACCCCACCCAGGCGTTGCTCGACGCGTTCACCATGCGCCGCCGCCTCGTCGGCCGGGACGCCGGCCTCGGCCACGACCTGGCCGGCAGGCGCGTCACCATCGTCGGCGACGTCCTGCACAGCCGGGTCGCCCGCTCCAACGTCGACCTGCTGCACACCCTCGGCGCCGAGGTCACCCTCGTCGCCCCGCCCACCCTGCTGCCGGTCGGCATCGAGACCTGGCCCTGCGCGGTGTCGTACGACCTCGACAGCACGCTGCCCAAGTCCGACGCGGTGATGATGCTGCGCGTGCAGCGCGAGCGGATGAACGCCGCGTTCTTCCCGACCGAGCGCGAGTACTCGCGGCGCTACGGCCTGGACGGCGACCGGATGGCGAGGATGCCGGAGCACGCCATCGTGATGCACCCCGGCCCGATGGTCCGTGGCATGGAGATCACCGCGCAGGTCGCCGACTCCGAGCGCTGCACCGCCATCGAGCAGGTCGCAAACGGAGTCTCCATCCGGATGGCCGTGCTGTACCTGCTGCTCGGCGGAAACGAACCCGCGACCACCACCCGCCCGCCCGTCTCCCACCACCACCCTTCCGACGAGCGCTCCGCGCACACCCTTTCCGCGGACGAGGAGAAGTAA
- the pyrR gene encoding bifunctional pyr operon transcriptional regulator/uracil phosphoribosyltransferase PyrR, producing MDTQASDARPVLEGPDIARVLTRIAHEIVERAKGADDVVLLGIPTRGVFLAQRLAAKLEQITERKVPCGSLDITMYRDDLRLHPPRALARTDIPGDGIDGKLVVLVDDVLFSGRTIRAALDALNDIGRPRAVQLAVLVDRGHRELPIRADYVGKNLPTSLRETVKVQLAEEDGRDTVLLGVKQTAQ from the coding sequence ATGGACACGCAAGCGTCCGATGCGCGGCCCGTGCTCGAAGGGCCCGACATCGCGCGGGTGCTGACCCGCATCGCCCACGAGATCGTCGAGCGCGCCAAGGGCGCCGACGACGTGGTGCTCCTCGGCATTCCGACCCGAGGCGTCTTCCTCGCCCAGCGGCTCGCCGCCAAGCTGGAACAGATCACCGAGCGCAAAGTCCCGTGCGGTTCGCTGGACATCACGATGTACCGCGACGACCTGCGCCTGCACCCGCCGCGCGCGCTGGCCCGTACCGACATCCCCGGTGACGGCATCGACGGCAAGCTGGTCGTCCTCGTCGACGACGTCCTCTTCTCCGGCCGCACCATCCGCGCCGCCCTCGACGCGCTGAACGACATCGGGCGCCCGCGCGCCGTCCAGCTCGCGGTCCTCGTCGACCGCGGCCACCGCGAACTGCCCATCCGCGCCGACTACGTCGGCAAGAACCTCCCCACGTCGCTGCGGGAGACGGTCAAGGTCCAGCTCGCCGAGGAGGACGGTCGTGACACCGTGCTGCTCGGCGTGAAGCAGACCGCCCAGTAG
- the bldD gene encoding transcriptional regulator BldD, whose product MSSEYAKQLGAKLRAIRTQQGLSLHGVEEKSQGRWKAVVVGSYERGDRAVTVQRLAELADFYGVPVQELLPGTTPGGAAEPPPKLVLDLERLATVPAEKAGPLQRYAATIQSQRGDYNGKVLSIRQDDLRTLAVIYDQSPSVLTEQLISWGVLDADARRAVASHEEG is encoded by the coding sequence ATGTCCAGCGAATACGCCAAACAGCTCGGGGCCAAGCTCCGGGCCATCCGCACCCAGCAGGGCCTTTCCCTCCACGGTGTCGAGGAGAAGTCCCAGGGACGCTGGAAGGCGGTCGTGGTCGGGTCGTACGAGCGCGGCGACCGCGCCGTGACCGTGCAGCGCCTTGCCGAGCTGGCGGACTTCTACGGCGTTCCCGTGCAGGAGCTCCTCCCGGGCACCACCCCGGGCGGCGCCGCCGAGCCGCCGCCCAAGCTGGTCCTGGACCTGGAGCGCCTGGCCACGGTGCCGGCCGAGAAGGCGGGCCCCCTGCAGCGGTACGCGGCGACGATCCAGTCGCAGCGCGGTGACTACAACGGCAAGGTGCTCTCGATCCGCCAGGACGACCTGCGCACACTCGCCGTCATCTACGACCAGTCGCCCTCGGTCCTCACCGAGCAGCTGATCAGCTGGGGCGTGCTGGACGCGGACGCGCGCCGCGCGGTGGCTTCGCACGAGGAGGGCTGA
- the nusB gene encoding transcription antitermination factor NusB — MAARNTARKRAFQILFEGDQRDADVLTVLADWIRHSRTDTRQPPVSEYTMQLVEGYAEHATRIDELIAQYSVGWTLDRMPVVDRNILRLGAYELIWVDETPDAVVLDEMVQLAKEFSTDESPSFVNGLLGRLKDLKPSLRRTAED; from the coding sequence GTGGCTGCCCGCAACACGGCCCGCAAGCGCGCCTTCCAGATCCTCTTCGAGGGCGACCAGCGCGACGCCGACGTCCTGACGGTCCTCGCGGACTGGATCCGGCACTCGCGGACCGACACCCGGCAGCCGCCGGTGAGCGAGTACACGATGCAGCTGGTCGAGGGCTACGCGGAACACGCGACGCGCATCGACGAGCTGATCGCCCAGTACTCGGTCGGCTGGACGCTGGACCGGATGCCGGTCGTCGACCGCAACATCCTGCGGCTCGGCGCGTACGAGCTGATCTGGGTCGACGAGACCCCGGACGCCGTCGTGCTGGACGAGATGGTGCAGCTGGCGAAGGAGTTCTCGACGGACGAGTCGCCCTCGTTCGTCAACGGGCTGCTCGGCCGGCTGAAGGACCTCAAGCCCTCGCTGCGACGCACCGCCGAGGACTGA
- the efp gene encoding elongation factor P, whose protein sequence is MASTNDLKNGMVLKLDGGQLWSVVEFQHVKPGKGPAFVRTKLKNVLSGKVVDKTFNAGVKVETATVDKRDMQFSYMDGDYFVFMDMETYDQLHIERKVVGDAANFLIEGFEATVAQHEGEVLFVELPAAVELTIAETEPGVQGDRSTGGTKPATLETGHQIQVPLFITTGEKIKVDTRTSDYLGRVNS, encoded by the coding sequence GTGGCTTCCACGAACGACCTCAAGAACGGCATGGTGCTCAAGCTCGACGGCGGCCAGCTCTGGTCCGTCGTCGAGTTCCAGCACGTCAAGCCCGGCAAGGGCCCGGCCTTCGTGCGCACCAAGCTCAAGAACGTCCTCTCGGGCAAGGTCGTCGACAAGACCTTCAACGCCGGCGTGAAGGTCGAGACGGCCACCGTCGACAAGCGCGACATGCAGTTCTCCTACATGGACGGCGACTACTTCGTCTTCATGGACATGGAGACCTACGACCAGCTGCACATCGAGCGCAAGGTCGTCGGTGACGCCGCCAACTTCCTCATCGAGGGCTTCGAGGCCACCGTCGCGCAGCACGAGGGCGAGGTGCTCTTCGTCGAGCTCCCGGCCGCGGTCGAGCTGACCATCGCCGAGACCGAGCCCGGCGTCCAGGGCGACCGCTCCACCGGCGGCACCAAGCCCGCCACCCTCGAGACCGGTCACCAGATCCAGGTCCCGCTCTTCATCACCACCGGTGAGAAGATCAAGGTCGACACCCGCACCAGCGACTACCTCGGCCGGGTGAACAGCTAA
- a CDS encoding aminopeptidase P family protein, which yields MSEVYATRRTRLRERCNAGGSAAALVSRPANVRYLAGSAPPGAVLLLGKREDLLVCSGPPDDRPTEGRPDEALRLHVLPAAGGDPAVAAADLATAQGADSLAVEEHHLTVARHRAIGSVAPGLRLADLGNAVEQLRVVKDEEEISCLRIGAEIADQALGELLESILVGRTERHLALELERRLVDHGADGPAFPTSVATGANSGRRGHRPTDRRVEEGDFLSVCLGATYRGYRCEIGRTFVIGTSPADWQIELYDLVFAAQRAGREMLAPGAAYRDVDRAARQVLDSAGYGEGLPALIGHGVGLEIDEDPQLAPTAMGKLDACVPVTVEPGVHLPGRGGVRIDDTLVVRPEADGGPELLTITTKELLAL from the coding sequence ATGTCAGAGGTGTACGCGACACGCCGAACCCGGCTACGGGAGCGCTGCAACGCGGGCGGCAGCGCGGCGGCGCTGGTCTCCCGGCCCGCCAACGTGCGCTACCTCGCGGGCTCGGCGCCCCCCGGCGCCGTTCTGCTGCTGGGCAAGCGCGAAGACCTGCTGGTCTGCTCCGGCCCGCCGGACGACCGCCCCACCGAGGGCCGTCCCGACGAGGCCCTGCGTCTGCACGTCCTCCCCGCGGCCGGCGGCGACCCCGCCGTCGCCGCCGCCGACCTCGCCACGGCCCAGGGGGCGGACTCCCTCGCCGTCGAGGAACACCACCTCACCGTCGCCCGCCACAGAGCGATCGGCTCGGTCGCCCCCGGCCTGCGCCTCGCCGACCTCGGCAACGCGGTCGAACAGCTCAGGGTCGTCAAGGACGAGGAGGAGATCTCCTGCCTGCGCATCGGCGCCGAGATCGCCGACCAGGCCCTCGGTGAGCTCCTGGAGTCCATCCTCGTGGGCCGCACCGAACGCCACCTCGCCCTGGAGCTGGAACGCCGCCTGGTCGACCACGGCGCCGACGGGCCCGCCTTCCCCACCTCGGTCGCCACCGGCGCGAACTCCGGCAGACGAGGTCACCGCCCCACCGACCGCCGCGTCGAGGAGGGCGACTTCCTCTCCGTCTGCCTGGGCGCCACCTACCGCGGCTACCGCTGCGAGATCGGCCGCACCTTCGTCATCGGCACCTCCCCGGCGGACTGGCAGATCGAGCTCTACGACCTGGTCTTCGCCGCCCAGCGGGCCGGCCGCGAGATGCTCGCACCCGGCGCCGCCTACCGCGACGTGGACCGTGCCGCACGCCAGGTGCTGGACTCCGCCGGGTACGGCGAGGGCCTCCCGGCGCTCATCGGCCACGGCGTGGGGCTCGAAATCGACGAGGACCCTCAGCTTGCCCCCACGGCCATGGGTAAACTGGACGCTTGCGTGCCGGTCACCGTCGAACCGGGGGTCCACCTCCCGGGCCGGGGCGGTGTCCGGATCGATGACACGCTCGTCGTACGCCCCGAGGCGGACGGCGGACCCGAGCTACTCACCATCACGACCAAGGAGCTGCTCGCGCTCTAG